The following coding sequences are from one Candidatus Fermentibacter sp. window:
- a CDS encoding penicillin-binding protein activator, which produces MSCWRRTLALTALAAAFTSMSCRTTDAGDGSAQAEQAEACLESGQWARAADLYTEAIGKGSGNPSLQEWRLGRAEAWLGMGRTDEALASADSVAVESRSRTRASALMLVARVLSSSGRWSRAADALSALDPEDLPSGEADEASALLFEVLDGLTPEQLAALRSDDWCEPYVLLALSERYAASGEAARASMTAAELDRLYPGFRERWGGGIQISRPEEGYIALVLPVTGDGASYAAQVEAGVRLRFERAADLSPDVPELVVLDTGGDGGRLSSIATDLGRDEACLAVIGPLTSGETEEFAPFAQDYGLPILAPAATSADIDEIGDYVHRLVPSGAEEAVTVAEYAVRRAGCERLAILHSYTSSSVTQSEQFAATVESMGAQVVRTEAFATDDTDFRSQISSIRASRPDGIFIPVTAYEAVQIAPQLRYYSLDAVILGTSGLDNEAVLRLGGEYMEGAVFTCSFGAGSTYPPTSSFVFHFRRRYGNDPSILAAQGYDAASVLLDASSAGADDRGGFERALSEGGSIRGASGICTIGARTVSRVSLPLVMVSDGEIVSVE; this is translated from the coding sequence ATGTCCTGCTGGCGCCGCACCCTCGCACTGACGGCCCTCGCCGCCGCTTTCACGTCGATGTCCTGCAGGACCACGGATGCAGGTGACGGATCGGCGCAGGCTGAACAGGCGGAGGCATGCCTCGAGTCGGGCCAGTGGGCGCGTGCGGCCGACCTCTACACCGAGGCCATCGGCAAGGGATCCGGGAATCCCTCCTTGCAGGAGTGGCGCCTCGGGCGGGCGGAGGCGTGGCTCGGCATGGGCAGGACCGACGAGGCCCTTGCTTCGGCCGACAGCGTGGCTGTCGAATCGAGGTCGCGAACACGGGCCTCGGCGTTGATGCTGGTGGCCCGGGTGCTCTCGTCATCCGGCCGCTGGTCGCGGGCCGCGGACGCCCTTTCCGCGCTGGACCCGGAAGACCTTCCGTCGGGAGAAGCCGACGAAGCATCGGCCCTTCTCTTCGAAGTGCTCGATGGCCTCACGCCCGAGCAGCTCGCCGCCCTCAGGTCGGACGACTGGTGCGAGCCCTACGTCCTGCTCGCGCTGTCGGAGAGATACGCCGCGTCCGGCGAGGCTGCGAGGGCCTCGATGACCGCGGCCGAACTCGACCGCCTGTATCCCGGCTTCAGGGAGCGCTGGGGCGGCGGCATCCAGATCAGCCGGCCGGAGGAGGGCTACATCGCCCTCGTACTGCCCGTCACCGGTGACGGGGCCTCCTACGCCGCGCAGGTCGAGGCCGGGGTGAGGCTGAGGTTCGAGAGGGCCGCGGACCTCTCACCGGATGTTCCCGAGCTAGTAGTGCTGGACACGGGCGGCGACGGCGGCCGGCTGTCCTCGATCGCCACCGACCTCGGAAGGGACGAAGCCTGCCTTGCAGTGATCGGACCCCTGACCAGCGGCGAGACGGAGGAATTCGCCCCCTTCGCGCAGGACTACGGCCTGCCCATCCTCGCGCCGGCAGCGACTTCCGCGGATATCGACGAAATAGGCGACTATGTGCACAGGCTCGTCCCCTCCGGCGCAGAGGAGGCCGTCACCGTGGCCGAGTACGCGGTGAGGAGGGCGGGCTGCGAGAGGCTCGCGATACTGCACAGCTATACGAGCTCCTCGGTCACCCAGTCCGAGCAGTTCGCGGCCACCGTCGAGAGCATGGGGGCGCAGGTGGTCAGGACGGAGGCCTTCGCGACAGACGACACCGATTTCAGATCGCAGATCTCTTCCATCAGAGCCTCCCGGCCCGACGGCATCTTCATCCCCGTGACCGCATACGAGGCAGTCCAGATAGCACCGCAGCTCCGCTACTACTCGCTCGACGCCGTGATCCTCGGCACTTCCGGTCTGGACAACGAGGCCGTGCTCCGGCTCGGCGGGGAGTACATGGAGGGAGCCGTGTTCACCTGCTCCTTCGGCGCGGGATCGACCTATCCCCCGACTTCGAGCTTCGTCTTCCACTTCAGGAGGAGATACGGGAACGATCCGTCCATACTCGCCGCCCAGGGGTACGATGCCGCCTCGGTTCTGCTGGATGCCTCGTCGGCGGGAGCGGACGACAGGGGCGGGTTCGAGCGGGCCCTGTCCGAGGGGGGGTCGATCCGGGGCGCGAGCGGGATCTGCACCATCGGCGCCAGGACCGTCTCCAGGGTCTCCCTTCCTCTCGTGATGGTCAGCGACGGCGAGATCGTCAGTGTCGAGTAG
- a CDS encoding putative LPS assembly protein LptD: protein MNPLALALAMVLSDSTADSTATTLEIIAYSADSICFRPSTGDLVLVGASRVDYRDMNLEADTVRYRSELDLIEASGSPELFDAGESIRGSRMLYDMTARRGMIEEADSRYEFGFYSGSSIIQVGRREFNITDARFTTCDADTSDYYFRSPAMKVFQNERAIARPIYLYVADTPVFYFPYMVFPIRTGRQSGFTIPRFGQTSRDGRFLRGLGYYLALSDYTDLLFQGDILDRSRFSVSARERHRLRYVHEGSVEMEWRREFENHLDRWRFFGEHLHDFPDGTAARLRGEFISDRSYLHDTEPDVEDRMTSEVRSWASISRTFGIASVQATLDRTAYLDNNPDSIPDETESVQSLPDLRIGISSTPLFRAPSDPAERKPWHSLYWSLSSHYIAMDTKREDSRTTHSGSRTGIELSASDRILGFLSVTPRIGGVFTVYDRDREGGSLPWWGAGEGSLGFTTDLYGTFQGGGLGFSAFRHTITPRVIVGWEPSSYITGADGGLSFEPSDSAASRFYSFSDLSLPGSGGTVQFGLFQSLSAKREARGELEKLDLASLDVSTSLDLDPDSTGRRFSPLSASLELTPLAIASFRADASWDMYDGELDDLGFTTSLQLAGNDRTLVPDSAAFDGLPWRLTLSHHYRMGMDGSDDLSKVRASASLELTPAWSVDYTAYYDAVEGDFINQSYTLRRDLHCWEALFVRQISDTDTGFYFRINITELPDIKIEQHVTNF, encoded by the coding sequence TTGAACCCGCTCGCGCTCGCCCTCGCCATGGTTCTCTCCGACAGCACGGCCGACTCAACGGCCACCACTCTCGAGATCATCGCCTACTCCGCAGACTCCATCTGCTTCCGCCCGTCCACGGGGGATCTCGTTCTCGTGGGCGCATCCCGCGTCGACTACAGGGACATGAACCTGGAGGCCGACACGGTGCGCTACAGGTCTGAGCTCGACCTCATAGAGGCATCGGGGTCGCCGGAGCTGTTCGACGCCGGAGAGTCCATCAGGGGCAGCAGGATGCTCTACGACATGACCGCGCGGCGCGGGATGATAGAGGAGGCGGATTCCCGATACGAGTTCGGCTTCTATTCGGGCTCCTCGATCATCCAGGTCGGCAGGCGCGAGTTCAACATCACCGACGCCAGGTTCACCACCTGCGACGCCGACACCTCCGACTACTACTTCAGATCCCCCGCCATGAAGGTCTTCCAGAACGAGAGGGCCATAGCCCGCCCCATCTACCTCTACGTGGCCGACACGCCAGTCTTCTACTTCCCGTACATGGTCTTCCCCATCAGGACTGGGAGGCAGTCGGGCTTCACCATCCCCAGGTTCGGTCAGACCTCGCGCGACGGACGGTTCCTGAGGGGGCTCGGATACTACCTCGCCCTGTCGGACTACACCGACCTGCTCTTCCAGGGCGACATCCTCGACAGGTCCAGGTTCTCTGTCTCGGCGAGGGAGAGGCACCGCCTCAGATACGTGCACGAGGGTTCGGTCGAGATGGAATGGCGGCGCGAGTTCGAGAACCACCTCGACAGGTGGAGGTTCTTCGGCGAACACCTGCACGACTTCCCTGACGGGACTGCCGCCCGCCTCAGGGGCGAGTTCATCAGCGACAGGTCCTACCTCCACGACACCGAACCCGACGTCGAGGACAGGATGACCAGCGAGGTGAGGTCGTGGGCGAGCATCTCGCGGACCTTCGGGATAGCCTCGGTGCAGGCCACCCTCGACCGCACCGCCTACCTCGACAACAACCCGGACAGCATCCCCGACGAGACCGAATCCGTCCAGAGCCTCCCCGACCTGAGGATCGGCATTTCCTCCACCCCGCTGTTCCGGGCTCCCTCCGATCCTGCGGAGAGGAAGCCCTGGCATTCCCTGTACTGGAGCCTGTCGAGCCATTACATCGCCATGGACACGAAGCGGGAGGACTCGCGCACGACGCATTCCGGCTCCCGTACCGGCATCGAGCTGTCGGCCTCGGACAGGATCCTGGGGTTCCTGTCGGTGACGCCCAGGATAGGCGGAGTGTTCACCGTCTACGACAGGGACAGGGAGGGGGGCAGCCTCCCGTGGTGGGGCGCGGGCGAAGGCAGTCTGGGCTTCACGACCGACCTGTACGGCACATTCCAGGGGGGGGGTCTGGGCTTCTCGGCCTTCAGACATACCATAACCCCGAGGGTGATCGTGGGCTGGGAGCCTTCGAGCTACATCACGGGCGCTGACGGCGGGCTCTCTTTCGAGCCGTCGGACTCCGCCGCATCCAGGTTCTACTCGTTCTCCGACCTCTCGCTGCCCGGCAGCGGAGGCACGGTCCAGTTCGGGCTGTTCCAGAGCCTCTCGGCCAAGAGGGAGGCCCGCGGGGAGCTCGAGAAGCTGGATCTAGCCTCGCTGGACGTCTCCACCTCTCTCGACCTCGATCCGGACAGCACGGGCAGGCGGTTCTCGCCGCTCTCGGCGTCGCTGGAGCTCACCCCGCTGGCAATCGCCAGCTTCCGCGCCGACGCCTCCTGGGACATGTACGACGGGGAACTCGACGATCTAGGGTTCACGACATCCCTCCAGCTCGCGGGCAACGACAGGACTCTCGTCCCCGACTCCGCAGCATTCGACGGGCTCCCGTGGCGGCTCACCCTCTCCCACCACTACCGGATGGGCATGGACGGATCGGACGACCTGAGCAAGGTCAGGGCCTCGGCTTCCCTCGAACTGACGCCGGCGTGGTCGGTGGACTACACGGCCTACTACGATGCGGTGGAGGGTGACTTCATCAACCAGAGCTACACGCTCAGGCGCGACCTCCACTGCTGGGAGGCGCTCTTCGTGAGGCAGATCTCCGACACGGACACGGGCTTCTACTTCAGGATCAACATCACCGAACTCCCCGACATCAAGATAGAGCAGCACGTCACCAACTTCTAG
- a CDS encoding sugar transferase: protein MNRRPDWINALLMAAGDMVLVIGVYMLGFWLRHEALAGFIEQTFGRSRDFRLSAMHYLVSGALMGLVSVILLQAFGAYRKNWGLAQIDELAGIMKSTFTAVVITFALSFAVKELNFSRSVLLFSFPAATLCLTLWHNSFREFARRMFLRSGLACRTAVYGCGGLARELSRHLSGRGAFPAVLHGFVRPSGGSDTPVVDAEHVEDLEAFLKDEAIGRLIVADTTISREETADVVCACEHAGVPYMLVPDVFTMVSLTTRFTSLGGTTLVESVAPPLSGARMVTKRLVDIALASVAAVLLLIPGILISLLILLDDGMPVFYVQTRLGRRNRPFRMIKFRSMKVGADAMKPGLLNRNEASGPLFKMRSDPRVTRSGAFLRRWSLDELPQIINVLKGEMSLVGPRPPLPEEVASYTERQLKRLQTVPGITGIWQVSGRSQLGFDEMVKLDFYYVDNWSIWLDLSILLLTIPAALSRRGAY, encoded by the coding sequence ATGAACAGAAGGCCGGATTGGATCAACGCCCTGCTGATGGCAGCCGGCGACATGGTCCTGGTGATAGGCGTCTACATGCTCGGGTTCTGGCTGAGGCACGAGGCGCTCGCCGGCTTCATCGAGCAGACCTTCGGCCGTTCCCGCGACTTCCGGCTCTCCGCGATGCACTACCTGGTCTCCGGTGCACTCATGGGGCTGGTATCCGTCATCCTCCTCCAGGCCTTCGGGGCCTACAGGAAGAACTGGGGGCTCGCCCAGATCGACGAGCTCGCCGGCATCATGAAGTCCACCTTCACTGCGGTGGTGATCACATTCGCCCTGAGCTTCGCGGTGAAGGAGCTCAACTTCTCCCGCTCCGTCCTCCTCTTCTCATTCCCCGCGGCGACCCTGTGCCTGACGCTGTGGCACAACTCCTTCCGCGAATTCGCCAGGAGGATGTTCCTGAGGTCCGGCCTCGCATGCAGAACCGCCGTCTACGGATGCGGAGGCCTCGCCCGGGAGCTGTCCAGGCACCTGAGCGGGAGGGGCGCCTTCCCGGCCGTCCTGCACGGATTCGTGAGGCCCTCGGGTGGGTCGGACACGCCCGTGGTCGACGCCGAGCACGTGGAGGACCTGGAGGCATTCCTGAAGGACGAGGCGATCGGCAGGCTGATAGTGGCCGACACCACGATCTCCCGGGAGGAGACGGCCGACGTGGTCTGCGCGTGCGAGCATGCCGGGGTCCCCTACATGCTGGTCCCCGACGTGTTCACGATGGTGAGCCTGACCACTCGATTCACCAGCCTCGGCGGGACCACCCTGGTCGAGTCGGTGGCGCCTCCCCTGAGCGGTGCGAGGATGGTCACGAAACGCCTCGTGGACATCGCCCTCGCATCCGTCGCCGCGGTGCTGCTGCTCATCCCGGGGATCCTGATCTCACTTCTGATCCTGCTCGACGACGGGATGCCGGTCTTCTACGTCCAGACCCGCCTCGGGAGGAGGAACAGGCCCTTCCGCATGATCAAGTTCAGATCGATGAAGGTGGGCGCCGATGCCATGAAGCCGGGGCTTTTGAACCGCAACGAGGCCTCGGGCCCCCTTTTCAAGATGAGGAGCGATCCGCGGGTGACCAGGTCGGGCGCCTTCCTGAGGCGATGGAGCCTCGACGAGCTGCCCCAGATCATCAACGTCCTGAAGGGCGAGATGAGCCTAGTCGGACCCCGGCCTCCGCTCCCCGAAGAGGTGGCATCCTATACCGAGAGGCAGCTCAAGAGGCTGCAGACCGTTCCGGGAATCACCGGGATCTGGCAGGTTTCCGGAAGGAGCCAGCTGGGATTCGACGAGATGGTGAAGCTGGATTTCTACTACGTCGACAACTGGTCGATCTGGCTCGACCTGTCGATACTCCTCCTGACGATCCCCGCAGCGCTCTCGAGGCGCGGCGCCTACTAG
- the rpoZ gene encoding DNA-directed RNA polymerase subunit omega, which yields MRSFFQIEEQAAASENQYLLSLAASKRVRHLKAGSPPLIEGAKPDKPVETALEELARGFIVYDLPAEQGTLEARADGGTE from the coding sequence ATGAGGAGTTTCTTCCAGATCGAGGAACAGGCCGCCGCCAGCGAGAACCAGTATCTGCTGTCCCTGGCGGCCTCCAAGCGGGTCAGACACCTCAAGGCCGGCTCCCCGCCCCTGATCGAGGGTGCGAAGCCTGACAAGCCGGTCGAGACTGCACTCGAGGAGCTTGCGCGCGGATTCATAGTATACGACCTGCCGGCGGAGCAGGGAACACTCGAAGCCAGAGCCGACGGAGGAACAGAATGA
- a CDS encoding peptidyl-prolyl cis-trans isomerase produces MKELVVVSAFLVAMTAGCGTPGVNTVESDSTVVLATVGDVEITMQTLRQELDLIPPYQRASFETPEGQRVLLDHLVERELLLQAAEEAGLESDSFVQAQVELAMQQVELTRQRALIQVFYENNVVNSVVVPDSEIIAYYEQHTGDIYFRSAQVHAYMILAASPATIDAALAEIEAGQPFDSVAVRTSEHAPTASLGGDMGWITADSPMPYLGAQEEMTAALFAASAGDIVGPFDTDLGTVVLRVAEKVEEGARPLEEVRESIINTLKPSMVNTYYRDQLLPGLRERYAVSINEEAFLPGPDVPADSLMMLAQSMMESNPETAITYFKLFLERFPEDSTAYQAAFLVGFTYSEYLRDYESARTAFSDMIERFPASELTDDAQWMLENMETPIDSLIPVEGQPAQGN; encoded by the coding sequence ATGAAGGAGCTTGTCGTCGTTTCGGCGTTCCTTGTGGCCATGACGGCCGGATGCGGCACGCCCGGTGTCAACACCGTCGAATCCGACTCGACCGTGGTCCTCGCCACGGTTGGTGACGTCGAGATAACCATGCAGACCCTCAGGCAGGAACTGGACCTCATCCCGCCGTACCAGCGGGCCAGCTTCGAGACCCCCGAGGGCCAGAGGGTTCTCCTCGATCATCTCGTCGAGCGCGAACTCCTCCTGCAGGCCGCCGAGGAGGCTGGCCTAGAGAGCGATTCCTTCGTGCAGGCCCAGGTGGAGCTGGCCATGCAGCAGGTGGAGCTCACCAGGCAGCGCGCCCTGATCCAGGTCTTCTACGAGAACAACGTAGTGAACAGCGTCGTCGTGCCCGACTCCGAGATCATCGCCTACTACGAGCAGCACACCGGCGACATCTACTTCCGCAGCGCCCAGGTCCATGCATACATGATCCTCGCCGCATCGCCCGCGACGATAGACGCAGCCCTCGCAGAGATAGAAGCCGGCCAGCCCTTCGACAGCGTCGCCGTCAGGACGAGCGAGCACGCTCCCACCGCCTCCCTCGGAGGAGACATGGGCTGGATCACAGCCGACTCCCCCATGCCGTATCTCGGCGCCCAGGAGGAGATGACCGCGGCCCTGTTCGCGGCTTCGGCCGGCGACATCGTCGGCCCGTTCGACACCGACCTCGGCACCGTCGTCCTCAGGGTCGCGGAAAAGGTCGAGGAGGGCGCGAGGCCCCTCGAGGAGGTCCGCGAGTCCATCATCAACACGCTGAAGCCCTCGATGGTCAACACCTACTACCGTGACCAGCTCCTGCCCGGACTCAGAGAGAGGTACGCCGTCTCCATCAACGAAGAGGCCTTCCTCCCCGGCCCCGACGTCCCTGCCGACTCCCTGATGATGCTAGCGCAGAGCATGATGGAATCCAACCCCGAAACCGCCATCACGTACTTCAAGCTCTTCCTCGAGAGGTTCCCCGAGGATTCCACCGCCTATCAGGCCGCCTTCCTCGTCGGCTTCACCTACAGCGAGTACCTCAGGGACTACGAGAGTGCCAGAACCGCCTTCTCCGACATGATCGAGCGCTTCCCGGCGTCCGAGCTGACCGACGATGCACAGTGGATGCTCGAGAACATGGAGACTCCGATAGACAGCCTGATCCCGGTCGAGGGCCAGCCCGCCCAGGGCAACTGA
- a CDS encoding thioredoxin domain-containing protein: MAIRKISGKELPVVSAVSDRFVLVDFSATWCGPCRMLHPVLEQISGELAGWDFYEMDIDQNQAEAASFGVRGVPTMIVFKAGKEIDRLVGFRDKPSLLSGLQAIAAGTN, translated from the coding sequence ATGGCCATCAGGAAGATATCCGGCAAGGAACTCCCCGTCGTGTCGGCGGTTTCAGACAGGTTCGTGCTCGTCGACTTCAGCGCCACCTGGTGCGGCCCCTGCCGCATGCTCCACCCCGTGCTCGAACAGATCTCGGGAGAGCTTGCGGGGTGGGACTTCTACGAGATGGACATAGACCAGAACCAGGCCGAGGCCGCCTCCTTCGGCGTCCGCGGGGTGCCGACCATGATCGTTTTCAAGGCCGGCAAGGAGATAGACCGGCTCGTGGGCTTCCGCGACAAGCCGTCCCTCCTGTCCGGGCTGCAGGCGATAGCCGCGGGGACGAACTAG
- a CDS encoding glycosyltransferase family 2 protein, which yields MPAEVSVIITTYNSSGTLGLCLRSLLDLTGDDAPRAIVVFDNASSDGSFAIARGFRGVRAVGSDRNLGLARANGIAAGLCGHGPVLLLNPDVIARPGSISTLSEFCGSHPWVGIAGPRLLSPDGLIQHSARSFPDPASILARRTPWGATPAGRAATARHLPPPVDRPSPVDWIVGAAMWVTAAGRERFGLMSPRYFLYFEDVDLCWRAWESGSQVWLVPGALMEHVSRRESAGRPGKALLLHLASMLRFYSDHHGALSGRRPGVR from the coding sequence ATGCCAGCCGAAGTATCGGTCATCATCACGACGTATAACAGCTCCGGCACCCTGGGGCTCTGTCTCCGATCGCTCCTCGACCTGACCGGCGACGATGCCCCGCGGGCGATAGTGGTGTTCGACAACGCCTCGTCGGACGGGTCCTTCGCCATCGCCCGCGGATTCCGGGGCGTGAGGGCGGTCGGATCGGACAGGAACCTCGGCCTCGCAAGGGCGAACGGCATCGCGGCCGGCCTCTGCGGCCACGGCCCCGTGCTCCTCCTGAACCCGGACGTCATCGCCAGGCCCGGGTCCATCTCGACCCTGTCCGAATTCTGCGGTTCGCACCCCTGGGTGGGGATAGCAGGCCCCCGCCTGCTTTCCCCGGACGGCCTGATCCAGCATTCGGCCAGGAGTTTCCCCGACCCGGCCTCGATACTCGCCCGGAGAACGCCATGGGGCGCGACTCCCGCCGGAAGGGCCGCCACCGCCAGGCATCTCCCGCCTCCGGTCGACCGGCCGTCGCCGGTCGACTGGATCGTGGGGGCGGCCATGTGGGTCACAGCGGCAGGCAGGGAGAGGTTCGGGCTCATGTCGCCACGCTACTTCCTCTACTTCGAGGATGTAGACCTCTGCTGGAGGGCCTGGGAATCGGGTTCGCAGGTCTGGCTGGTACCGGGCGCCCTGATGGAGCACGTCTCCCGGCGCGAGAGCGCAGGGAGGCCCGGAAAAGCTCTTTTGCTGCACCTCGCGAGCATGCTTAGATTCTATTCAGACCATCACGGGGCGCTTTCCGGAAGACGCCCGGGAGTTCGATGA
- a CDS encoding FAD-dependent oxidoreductase — protein MTGPGFSIGVVPPSRGAEGRSFDVVVAGGGPAGISAALYLSRYALGHVVLEGWQPGGQAVMTDHIENYPGTGATTGQELMDAMRAQAVSSGSTFLSERVVSCSARPEGGLSIEADAGPVTARALIIATGAAPARLGVPGESRFYGRGVSNCATCDAPLFRGRHVLVVGGGDSAVKEALHLTSFASRITLVHRRDALRAEPALANRLLASSSVEVMWSSRLLEIRGEREVESVVLDTPGGRSELAVDGVFIFVGRTPATDPFRNLVRLNDDGTVWTRDIVCTTRDDVFAAGDVTSNPLRQVVTAAADGARAAAAAWHRLGLEG, from the coding sequence ATGACCGGACCCGGATTCTCGATCGGGGTCGTGCCGCCCTCCCGGGGAGCGGAGGGCCGCAGCTTCGACGTAGTAGTGGCCGGGGGCGGCCCCGCCGGAATCTCCGCGGCGCTCTACCTGTCGAGGTATGCACTCGGGCACGTCGTCCTCGAAGGCTGGCAGCCCGGCGGACAGGCCGTGATGACGGATCATATCGAGAACTACCCGGGTACCGGCGCTACGACGGGTCAGGAACTGATGGACGCGATGCGCGCCCAGGCGGTCTCCTCCGGGTCGACCTTCCTTTCCGAACGCGTTGTCTCGTGCTCCGCGCGCCCCGAAGGCGGGCTGAGCATCGAGGCCGACGCGGGACCGGTGACCGCGAGGGCCCTGATCATCGCAACCGGGGCCGCCCCAGCCAGGCTGGGAGTCCCGGGCGAGAGCAGGTTCTACGGGCGCGGCGTCAGCAACTGCGCCACGTGCGACGCCCCGCTGTTCAGGGGCAGGCACGTCCTGGTGGTGGGCGGGGGCGACAGCGCCGTGAAGGAGGCCCTGCACCTCACTTCGTTCGCATCCAGGATCACCCTGGTCCACAGGAGGGACGCCCTCAGGGCGGAGCCCGCCCTTGCGAACCGCCTGCTGGCATCCTCCTCGGTCGAGGTCATGTGGAGCAGCAGGCTCCTGGAGATCAGGGGTGAAAGGGAGGTCGAATCGGTGGTCCTCGATACGCCCGGCGGAAGAAGCGAACTCGCCGTCGACGGAGTGTTCATCTTCGTGGGAAGGACCCCGGCGACCGACCCGTTCCGGAACCTGGTGCGCCTGAACGACGACGGCACGGTATGGACCAGGGACATCGTCTGCACTACGAGGGACGACGTGTTCGCCGCGGGCGACGTCACCTCGAATCCGCTCAGGCAGGTCGTGACGGCCGCCGCCGACGGGGCCAGGGCCGCGGCTGCGGCATGGCACCGTCTGGGGCTGGAGGGATAG
- a CDS encoding ROK family protein, which translates to MSSRAFWGADIGGTTTIVGSFSGGTGFRRLAVLETRPSEGPGRLLAELSSTILGADPEPASVGIGIAGLVDRSRGWLEFSPNLRGWEDLDVASRMGALTGARVVVDNDCNAFAYGAVGSGFVPSRGLQVLVTLGTGIGGTIIDSGRILYGTGYAGEFGHMPVDALGLACPCGSTGCWERYAGREALIRYFTGSDGGAGGPDPREIAALAADGDARASEAFATFGRWVGTGLAGLANCLSPEGFYLAGGLSNTAGLFLPSAREEFGRRTRHPWRVAILPGSSDAGALGAALMARDSAS; encoded by the coding sequence GTGTCGAGTAGGGCGTTCTGGGGGGCCGACATCGGGGGGACGACGACCATAGTCGGGTCCTTCTCCGGCGGCACCGGTTTCAGGCGGCTCGCCGTGCTCGAGACCAGACCTTCGGAAGGCCCCGGTAGGCTGCTCGCCGAGCTGTCTTCGACCATCCTCGGGGCGGACCCCGAACCCGCCTCCGTGGGTATAGGGATCGCCGGCCTGGTGGACAGGTCGAGGGGGTGGCTCGAGTTCTCCCCCAACCTGAGGGGATGGGAGGACCTGGACGTGGCGTCCCGCATGGGTGCCCTCACGGGGGCGCGGGTGGTCGTCGACAACGACTGCAACGCATTCGCGTACGGGGCCGTGGGCTCGGGATTCGTGCCCTCCAGGGGTCTGCAGGTCCTCGTGACGCTGGGCACCGGCATCGGTGGCACGATCATAGACTCGGGAAGGATACTCTACGGCACCGGATACGCCGGGGAGTTCGGGCACATGCCGGTGGATGCCCTCGGGCTGGCCTGCCCCTGCGGTTCGACGGGCTGCTGGGAGCGCTATGCAGGCCGGGAGGCGCTCATCAGGTACTTCACCGGGAGCGACGGCGGAGCCGGGGGCCCCGATCCGCGCGAGATCGCCGCGCTGGCCGCGGACGGAGACGCCAGGGCATCGGAGGCCTTCGCGACGTTCGGCCGCTGGGTCGGCACCGGCCTGGCCGGCCTGGCCAATTGCCTGAGCCCGGAAGGGTTCTACCTGGCGGGAGGCCTCTCGAACACCGCCGGCCTCTTCCTGCCCTCGGCACGCGAGGAGTTCGGGCGGCGCACGAGACACCCGTGGAGAGTCGCAATCCTGCCGGGATCGTCCGATGCGGGAGCGCTCGGCGCGGCCCTCATGGCCAGAGATTCGGCCTCTTGA
- a CDS encoding HU family DNA-binding protein encodes MTKKDLVAHVAGKTGLTKKQAGGAVDAFLGGIMETLKADDAKISLVGFGTFSNKLRAQRVGVDPKTHAKKTYPAKRVPHFKAGKTLKELIEKGPKKGKKR; translated from the coding sequence ATGACCAAGAAGGATCTGGTAGCGCACGTCGCGGGGAAGACCGGCCTGACCAAGAAGCAGGCTGGTGGTGCCGTTGACGCGTTCCTCGGCGGAATCATGGAGACTCTGAAGGCGGACGACGCCAAGATCAGCCTGGTCGGCTTCGGGACTTTCTCGAACAAGCTCCGGGCCCAGAGGGTTGGTGTCGATCCCAAGACCCACGCCAAGAAGACCTATCCGGCTAAGAGGGTACCGCACTTCAAGGCTGGCAAGACCCTGAAGGAGCTCATCGAGAAGGGCCCCAAGAAGGGCAAGAAGCGCTAG